A genome region from Ottowia testudinis includes the following:
- a CDS encoding ABC transporter ATP-binding protein, which produces MTSPAVLNPWRIMTPVKGRIRFAMALAIVSAALALAALAGLAMVVQSLITAPAQWPWGWMSLVLGCTVGAYMLRLHAFNRSHYAAFHLETVLRTQLAAHMAKMPLGEVERWGAGALAKVMHEDVKELHAFVADSTPLYARAYAAPAITLALLFWLDWRLALAALAVPVLGFAVLGMIIGGSKDLQKRYHDSRERVAAAVVEFVQAMPVVRTFDSGSATFGRYQQALAAYRDLLQQWYESVGFSARFSVQVLSPLPTLTVLLWAGAWWLAQGSLSFPVWLGVLLLGAGLAEAVMPVMSLYHLIVKAKLSITRIHEVLASPVLPQPEATAARVPQDASVAFENVTFAYTEEAGEVLSEVSFTAAPGSVTALVGPSGAGKTTVARLIPRFWDVTSGRILVGGVDVREMSSDALMGQVAFVFQDTFLFADSIANNIRLGLPEATQQEIEAAARTAQAHDFIKALPAGYDTLAGERGAFLSGGQRQRITIARAILQNRPILVLDEATAFADPENEAALVAALSALMRGKTVIMVAHRLSTIRDADQILVFDQGRLAERGSHEDLLNMPDGVYARLWASYQQAQNWMLPSIAISGEPT; this is translated from the coding sequence ATGACATCCCCCGCTGTACTCAACCCTTGGCGCATCATGACCCCCGTCAAAGGGCGCATCCGCTTTGCCATGGCGCTGGCCATCGTTTCCGCCGCTCTGGCGCTGGCGGCACTCGCTGGCCTGGCGATGGTGGTGCAAAGCCTGATCACCGCGCCAGCACAATGGCCGTGGGGCTGGATGTCGCTGGTGCTGGGCTGCACCGTGGGCGCATATATGTTGCGCCTGCACGCTTTCAACCGTTCGCACTACGCGGCTTTTCATCTGGAAACCGTGCTGCGCACGCAACTGGCCGCGCACATGGCCAAGATGCCGCTGGGCGAAGTCGAGCGCTGGGGCGCGGGCGCACTGGCCAAAGTGATGCACGAGGACGTGAAAGAGCTGCACGCCTTTGTCGCCGATTCCACCCCGCTCTACGCCCGCGCTTATGCTGCGCCAGCCATCACGCTGGCATTGCTGTTTTGGCTGGACTGGCGATTGGCTCTGGCTGCGCTGGCGGTACCGGTGCTGGGCTTTGCCGTCTTGGGCATGATCATAGGCGGCAGCAAGGATTTGCAAAAACGCTACCACGACTCCCGTGAGCGCGTGGCGGCCGCCGTGGTGGAGTTCGTGCAGGCCATGCCGGTGGTGCGCACGTTTGACAGCGGTAGCGCCACCTTTGGCCGCTACCAGCAGGCGTTGGCGGCCTACCGCGACTTGTTGCAGCAGTGGTATGAGAGCGTGGGGTTTTCGGCGCGTTTTTCGGTGCAGGTTCTCTCGCCCCTGCCCACGCTGACCGTGCTGCTGTGGGCCGGGGCGTGGTGGCTGGCGCAAGGTTCTCTGAGTTTCCCTGTCTGGCTGGGCGTGCTGCTGCTGGGCGCGGGCCTGGCCGAGGCCGTGATGCCGGTGATGTCGCTCTACCACCTCATCGTCAAGGCCAAGCTCTCCATCACCCGCATCCACGAGGTATTGGCCAGCCCGGTACTGCCGCAGCCAGAGGCAACCGCAGCGCGTGTGCCGCAAGACGCCAGCGTGGCGTTTGAAAACGTGACCTTTGCCTACACCGAGGAAGCGGGTGAGGTCTTGAGCGAGGTGAGCTTTACCGCCGCGCCGGGCAGCGTCACCGCGCTGGTGGGACCGTCGGGCGCGGGCAAAACCACAGTGGCGCGACTGATCCCGCGTTTTTGGGATGTCACGAGCGGGCGCATATTGGTGGGCGGCGTAGATGTGCGCGAGATGAGCAGTGATGCGCTGATGGGGCAAGTGGCCTTCGTCTTTCAGGATACTTTTTTGTTTGCCGACAGCATCGCAAACAATATCCGTCTCGGCCTGCCCGAAGCCACGCAGCAGGAAATTGAGGCCGCCGCCCGGACTGCCCAGGCGCACGATTTCATCAAGGCGCTGCCTGCAGGTTACGACACGCTGGCGGGCGAGCGCGGCGCGTTTTTGTCGGGCGGGCAGCGCCAGCGCATCACTATCGCACGCGCCATTTTGCAAAACCGGCCCATTCTGGTGCTCGATGAAGCCACCGCCTTTGCCGACCCCGAAAACGAAGCCGCGCTGGTGGCCGCTCTCTCGGCGCTGATGCGCGGCAAGACCGTGATCATGGTGGCGCATCGGCTGTCCACCATCCGCGATGCCGACCAGATTCTGGTGTTCGATCAGGGGCGACTTGCCGAACGTGGCTCGCATGAAGACTTGCTCAACATGCCAGACGGCGTGTATGCGCGCCTGTGGGCGAGCTACCAGCAAGCCCAGAACTGGATGCTGCCCAGCATCGCCATTTCAGGAGAGCCAACATGA
- the dmeF gene encoding CDF family Co(II)/Ni(II) efflux transporter DmeF: MNAQTTLPACPHRHEFHTSSPLAEQRTRWALALTALTMVAEILGGTVFGSMALLADGWHMGTHALALGLAAAAYWAVRRYAQDARFAFGAWKIEVLAAYTSALLLAGVALAMVVESVDRLLHPVEIEFASAIAVAVVGLAVNLLCLWLLHGAGGHEHGHEHGHAHAYEHGHVPHQHQEHEHAHAHAHAQGDAAADLNLRSAVVHVATDAATSVLALLALLGGLWWGLGWLDPVMGLAGAALIALWAWGLLRETTRTLLDVTMQDPVVDTIRAAVHDVAPTAQLRDLHVWRVGAGRYACLVSIAQAPPAAAQALRQRIGRIPSVVHLTLEDWPTHAVDETPYTPTLSAGELP; encoded by the coding sequence ATGAATGCGCAAACCACATTGCCCGCCTGCCCGCACCGCCACGAGTTCCACACCTCAAGCCCCCTGGCCGAGCAACGCACGCGCTGGGCGCTGGCGTTGACCGCGCTGACCATGGTGGCGGAAATCCTAGGTGGGACGGTTTTTGGCTCAATGGCGCTGTTGGCCGATGGCTGGCACATGGGTACGCACGCGCTGGCGCTGGGGCTGGCCGCAGCGGCTTACTGGGCGGTGCGCCGCTACGCGCAGGACGCGCGTTTTGCCTTTGGCGCCTGGAAAATCGAAGTGCTGGCCGCCTACACCAGCGCCTTGCTGCTGGCCGGCGTGGCGTTGGCGATGGTGGTGGAGTCGGTTGATCGCCTGCTGCATCCCGTGGAAATTGAATTTGCTTCGGCCATCGCCGTGGCCGTCGTCGGGTTGGCGGTCAATCTCTTGTGCCTTTGGCTGCTGCACGGCGCGGGCGGGCATGAACATGGTCATGAACACGGACATGCACATGCATATGAGCACGGCCACGTACCGCATCAGCACCAGGAGCACGAACACGCCCACGCCCACGCCCACGCGCAGGGCGATGCAGCCGCAGACCTCAACCTGCGCTCGGCCGTGGTGCATGTGGCCACCGATGCCGCCACCTCCGTGCTGGCGCTGCTGGCCTTGCTGGGCGGGCTGTGGTGGGGGCTGGGCTGGCTCGATCCGGTGATGGGGCTGGCGGGCGCGGCACTCATCGCCCTCTGGGCCTGGGGCCTGCTGCGCGAGACCACGCGCACGCTGCTGGATGTGACCATGCAAGACCCGGTGGTGGACACCATCCGCGCTGCGGTGCATGACGTGGCACCCACGGCGCAGTTGCGCGACCTGCATGTGTGGCGCGTGGGCGCGGGGCGATACGCCTGCCTGGTCAGCATCGCCCAGGCACCGCCCGCTGCCGCGCAGGCGCTGCGCCAGCGCATAGGCCGCATTCCGTCAGTCGTCCACCTCACGCTGGAAGACTGGCCCACGCACGCCGTGGACGAAACACCGTACACACCCACACTATCCGCAGGAGAACTGCCATGA
- a CDS encoding TonB-dependent receptor, with the protein MPRRLYVPFISSFPIPSSAEFSTKGLRLSTLSLAVCSVCIAPAWAQQAAPAPAAPPGATAGDAAHAEAATLPAVTVTARKSAESAKDLPFTVQSIGGEEIEARRLGALEDVLRATPGVDVNSGGGMNDANVRIRGVGSLFQVSADDSSVIINLDGVPLSMRHAKLGTLDVERVEVLKGPQGTLLGRNSEAGAINVISRKPTRELEGHVRGEIGQQGQRLIEGAVGGPLTERLSGRLALRHSGEHNVVQNLQTGAPVAKPNDLAWRGSLLWDMQPGTSALFTTERSQSKEYAGLVVPIPYTWPPVQDITPDMFDGNRKTLARHSVEINHDLPFARLTSVTGYVTADTLGRGAYDRIVSNLLLGMPVEIIRADRIAERTLAQDLRLASLPAAPVFWVVGYNYHRGKRQTHSDIPLRQMNSRLDFSATSHALYGEVTYPMAERLKLTAGLRHTWEDKDYRAAFTAAGTPSSDARQLRDRYFTGRLGASYAVTPHSNVYLIWARGHKSGGFSDIATQVADGKPYLPGAVDSVEAGWKSESADRRWHLNVAAFTNRVKDDHLLAYNLSNFSSQAVNVNTRSDGLELQGRWRATPRLTLSGGMSYIHGRIASLAVTNTPAGDAKPGNRLPDIPKWSATASMDWRQPLPAFAGMQSPQLAARLSWRYVGKRAADPQNSFDLGAYHKVDMRVGVTSGSTEFYVWGDNLLNKRHDLYGYYLSPKLNVGMPARGRSLGIGLAHYF; encoded by the coding sequence ATGCCGCGCCGCCTTTACGTCCCTTTTATCTCGTCTTTTCCCATACCATCTTCTGCTGAATTTTCCACAAAGGGATTGCGCCTAAGCACACTGAGCTTGGCGGTTTGCAGTGTTTGCATCGCACCCGCCTGGGCACAGCAAGCCGCGCCTGCCCCCGCTGCGCCACCTGGGGCAACTGCGGGGGACGCAGCCCATGCGGAAGCGGCGACGCTGCCCGCCGTTACCGTTACGGCGCGCAAGAGCGCAGAAAGCGCCAAAGACTTGCCATTCACGGTGCAATCGATCGGTGGCGAGGAGATTGAAGCGCGACGCCTGGGCGCGCTCGAAGATGTATTGCGCGCCACGCCTGGCGTAGATGTGAACTCTGGGGGGGGTATGAACGATGCCAATGTGCGCATACGCGGCGTAGGCTCGCTCTTCCAAGTCAGCGCCGACGACAGTTCGGTGATCATCAACCTGGATGGCGTGCCTTTGTCCATGCGACATGCGAAGCTGGGCACACTGGATGTGGAGCGTGTGGAGGTGCTCAAAGGCCCGCAAGGCACCCTGTTAGGCCGCAACAGCGAAGCTGGAGCGATCAACGTGATCAGCCGCAAACCCACGCGAGAGTTGGAAGGCCATGTGCGGGGAGAAATTGGCCAGCAGGGTCAGCGCCTGATTGAGGGCGCGGTGGGCGGGCCGTTAACGGAGCGTCTCAGTGGCCGGCTGGCCCTGCGACACAGCGGTGAGCACAATGTGGTGCAAAACCTGCAAACCGGCGCTCCGGTAGCCAAACCCAACGATCTGGCGTGGCGCGGGTCACTGCTTTGGGACATGCAGCCTGGTACCAGCGCGCTGTTCACCACAGAACGCAGCCAGTCCAAAGAATATGCGGGTCTGGTAGTGCCCATTCCCTATACATGGCCCCCAGTGCAGGACATCACGCCCGACATGTTCGACGGCAACCGCAAAACACTGGCGCGCCACAGTGTGGAAATCAACCACGACCTGCCTTTTGCTCGGCTGACCAGCGTCACGGGCTATGTGACGGCAGACACTTTGGGACGAGGAGCCTATGACCGCATCGTCTCCAACCTTTTGCTAGGCATGCCGGTTGAAATCATCCGCGCCGACCGCATCGCCGAGCGCACGCTGGCGCAAGACCTGCGCCTGGCCTCGCTGCCTGCAGCGCCGGTGTTTTGGGTGGTGGGCTACAACTACCACCGTGGCAAGCGGCAGACCCATTCCGACATACCGCTCAGGCAAATGAACAGCCGTCTGGATTTTTCCGCCACCAGCCATGCCCTGTATGGTGAAGTGACATATCCGATGGCCGAGCGGCTCAAACTCACTGCGGGCTTGCGTCATACCTGGGAGGACAAGGACTACCGCGCGGCATTCACCGCCGCAGGCACACCATCGTCTGACGCGCGGCAATTGCGCGATCGGTATTTCACCGGACGCCTGGGCGCAAGTTATGCAGTCACACCGCACAGCAATGTCTACCTCATCTGGGCCCGTGGGCACAAATCGGGCGGCTTTAGCGACATCGCCACCCAAGTGGCTGACGGCAAGCCCTACCTGCCTGGCGCGGTGGATAGTGTGGAGGCGGGCTGGAAAAGCGAGTCGGCAGACCGGCGCTGGCACCTGAACGTGGCGGCGTTTACCAACCGTGTCAAAGATGACCACTTGCTGGCCTACAACCTCAGCAATTTCTCTAGCCAGGCCGTCAACGTCAATACGCGCAGCGACGGGTTGGAACTGCAAGGTCGCTGGCGCGCCACTCCGCGGCTCACGCTGTCAGGCGGGATGAGTTACATCCACGGCCGCATCGCCAGTCTGGCAGTAACCAACACGCCTGCAGGGGATGCCAAACCTGGCAATCGATTGCCGGATATCCCCAAGTGGAGCGCTACCGCCAGTATGGATTGGCGCCAGCCACTGCCGGCTTTTGCCGGGATGCAATCCCCTCAACTCGCCGCGCGCCTGAGCTGGCGCTATGTGGGCAAGCGCGCCGCCGATCCGCAAAACAGCTTTGATCTCGGCGCCTATCACAAGGTGGACATGCGCGTGGGCGTTACGAGTGGTAGCACCGAGTTTTATGTGTGGGGCGACAACCTGCTCAACAAGCGGCATGACCTCTATGGCTACTACCTGTCGCCCAAACTGAATGTGGGCATGCCTGCACGCGGCCGCAGCTTGGGTATTGGGCTGGCGCATTACTTCTGA
- a CDS encoding helix-turn-helix transcriptional regulator, with the protein MEIFVHRTSSQTPYRNPSQDSPSTQNQRHLTQRELADRWNKSEATIERYRSDGVGPRFLKIGGAVRYRLEDIEAFERECLYDNPHTRCAASASQSPSSILQGVNV; encoded by the coding sequence ATGGAGATTTTTGTGCACCGCACCTCTTCCCAAACACCCTACCGGAATCCGTCACAGGATTCCCCATCTACGCAAAACCAGCGCCATCTCACCCAGCGTGAGCTGGCCGACCGCTGGAACAAATCCGAAGCCACCATCGAACGCTACCGCTCCGACGGCGTCGGTCCGCGCTTCCTCAAGATTGGCGGTGCTGTCCGCTATCGCCTCGAAGATATCGAGGCCTTCGAGCGTGAATGTCTTTACGACAACCCCCACACACGCTGTGCGGCATCCGCATCGCAATCGCCCAGTTCGATCCTGCAAGGAGTCAACGTATGA
- a CDS encoding MFS transporter → MTVTHATLDNAKQQADVMARIDSHLAEELPTAAPLSPLLLINFVGMAASYAFIAVIGPLARLLHLHAWQVGVMVGIVGVVWAALSGPWGRMADNRGRISVLRRALAGFTLAYLALAVYVWWALQGGPHAVPAVVVSLVVLLATRGVMGAFYAGIPVAMTAWIADHTQADNRAAALAKLGAAGAIGMVLAPPLAGWIAQRHLPLALLVFALLPAVGLTQLRRLHEARQHEASVPREHMRPTEARIFLAWISSFALFSSVIIANTSLGFYLIDRLGIAAANAAAWTGYALGCAGLALILAQAAVAHFKQVTPLYWLGAGALLGAAGFAATLLASTPPAICAAYFVAGLGMGAAFPAVSAIAANAVAAHEQSACAAAMSMAQGLSMVVAPVVGTALYDWRAPAPFALIVVLLALVGSASLVPQRTGSDK, encoded by the coding sequence ATGACCGTCACCCATGCCACGCTTGACAATGCCAAGCAGCAAGCCGATGTGATGGCACGCATCGATAGCCACCTCGCAGAAGAATTACCCACCGCCGCACCACTGTCGCCTCTGCTGCTCATCAACTTTGTCGGCATGGCCGCCAGCTACGCTTTCATTGCCGTGATCGGCCCATTGGCACGCCTGCTGCATTTGCACGCCTGGCAGGTGGGTGTGATGGTGGGCATCGTCGGTGTGGTGTGGGCGGCACTGTCTGGCCCTTGGGGGCGCATGGCCGATAACCGGGGACGGATATCAGTGTTGCGCCGCGCCTTGGCAGGATTTACCTTGGCGTATCTGGCACTGGCCGTTTATGTATGGTGGGCCTTGCAGGGCGGCCCCCATGCCGTGCCTGCCGTGGTGGTGAGCTTGGTGGTGCTGCTGGCCACGCGTGGTGTGATGGGCGCATTTTATGCAGGCATTCCGGTGGCCATGACGGCCTGGATTGCCGACCACACCCAGGCCGACAACCGTGCTGCCGCCTTGGCAAAGCTGGGCGCGGCAGGCGCCATTGGCATGGTGCTGGCGCCGCCGCTGGCCGGCTGGATTGCCCAGCGCCATTTGCCGCTGGCGCTGCTGGTGTTTGCGCTGCTGCCTGCGGTGGGTTTGACCCAGCTGAGGCGATTGCACGAGGCACGGCAACACGAGGCCAGCGTGCCGCGAGAACACATGCGCCCCACGGAGGCGCGCATCTTTCTCGCTTGGATAAGCAGCTTCGCGCTGTTTTCCAGCGTCATCATTGCCAACACCTCATTGGGTTTTTATCTGATAGACCGCCTGGGCATCGCCGCTGCCAATGCTGCCGCCTGGACGGGTTACGCCTTGGGCTGCGCTGGCTTGGCGCTGATTCTGGCGCAGGCGGCGGTGGCGCACTTTAAGCAGGTTACCCCCCTCTACTGGCTGGGCGCAGGCGCCTTGCTGGGCGCGGCGGGTTTTGCCGCCACCTTGCTGGCCAGCACACCGCCAGCCATTTGCGCCGCCTATTTTGTCGCCGGGCTGGGCATGGGCGCGGCTTTTCCGGCGGTTTCGGCCATTGCAGCCAATGCCGTGGCTGCGCATGAGCAAAGCGCGTGCGCGGCGGCAATGTCGATGGCGCAGGGCCTGAGTATGGTGGTGGCCCCGGTGGTGGGAACTGCACTCTATGACTGGCGGGCGCCCGCGCCGTTCGCCCTCATCGTTGTGCTGCTGGCGCTGGTGGGCAGCGCCAGCCTTGTGCCACAACGCACGGGGAGCGACAAATGA
- a CDS encoding ABC transporter ATP-binding protein: MSTTTATTAPAAPRAGVTPWRTLWQQLMRSAASEAPALRRALFGLMAAALLQGLALACLLPLFDALLPAPHWGRAWPWLVVWTALALAVQVLRWRALGFDYHGHMATMTHQLRTQLGEQLRRMPLLKLQDKRAGEMNAHLLGSVDENLNYTVTIFNFAAQAVLTPLAAALVLMFWDWRLGLAMLLVFPALIPMYRWRMPAFGRGFRILAQANARASGDILEYSQGLPVLRAARSEGARAQRLQESFAHLENVQVIGQQKGSKPNVIIASVVEVGLLLVMAAGVAWVVQGSLSVAVLAAVFVMLTRFAEPLATFISFMSIFQLIETALERVAALLAIEPLAQAMPVQIPTRYDIAFDGVDFRYAQDASPVLQGFSAHMPAHSLTALVGPSGGGKTTVTRLLMRHADPQAGRVTIGGVDVRAIAPEVLNSLVSVVFQDVYLFDDTVLNNIRMARLEASDDEVREAARAAQCLDFIERLPHGWNTRIGEIGGRLSGGERQRISIARALLKNAPIVVLDEPTAALDTESEVAVQRAIEALVQNKTVIVIAHRLSTIAGAQQILVIDQGRALEHGKHAELITHHGRYAALWKAQQSVKQWRVSSTST, from the coding sequence ATGAGCACTACCACAGCCACGACCGCTCCTGCAGCGCCCCGCGCAGGCGTCACCCCCTGGCGCACCCTGTGGCAACAGTTGATGCGCAGTGCCGCGAGTGAGGCCCCCGCACTGCGCCGGGCACTCTTTGGCCTGATGGCCGCCGCCCTGCTGCAAGGGCTGGCGCTGGCTTGCCTGCTGCCCTTGTTTGATGCGCTTTTGCCCGCACCCCACTGGGGCCGCGCCTGGCCCTGGCTGGTGGTATGGACGGCGCTGGCGCTGGCCGTGCAGGTGCTGCGCTGGCGTGCGCTGGGCTTTGACTACCACGGCCATATGGCCACCATGACTCACCAGTTGCGCACCCAACTGGGCGAGCAGTTGCGCCGTATGCCCTTGCTGAAACTGCAAGACAAACGTGCGGGCGAGATGAACGCCCATCTTCTGGGCAGCGTGGATGAAAACCTCAACTACACCGTCACCATCTTCAACTTTGCGGCGCAGGCCGTGCTCACGCCGCTGGCCGCTGCGCTGGTGCTGATGTTTTGGGACTGGCGGCTGGGCTTGGCTATGCTGCTGGTCTTTCCGGCGCTCATACCGATGTACCGCTGGCGCATGCCCGCCTTTGGGCGCGGCTTTCGCATATTGGCCCAGGCCAATGCACGCGCAAGCGGCGACATTCTGGAATACAGCCAGGGCCTACCCGTGCTGCGTGCCGCCCGCAGCGAAGGCGCACGCGCCCAACGCCTGCAAGAGAGCTTCGCACATCTGGAAAACGTGCAGGTCATCGGCCAGCAAAAAGGATCCAAGCCCAACGTCATCATCGCCAGCGTGGTGGAAGTGGGTTTGCTCTTGGTGATGGCCGCAGGCGTGGCCTGGGTGGTGCAAGGCAGCTTGTCTGTGGCAGTGCTGGCGGCAGTTTTCGTCATGCTCACGCGCTTTGCCGAACCGCTGGCGACGTTCATCAGCTTCATGTCGATCTTCCAGTTGATCGAAACCGCGCTGGAACGCGTTGCAGCACTGCTGGCCATTGAGCCGCTGGCGCAAGCTATGCCTGTGCAAATTCCGACACGCTACGACATCGCTTTTGACGGGGTGGATTTTCGCTACGCCCAAGACGCATCGCCCGTGCTGCAAGGCTTTTCGGCGCATATGCCGGCCCACAGCCTCACGGCGCTGGTCGGCCCCTCTGGCGGTGGCAAAACCACCGTCACACGACTGCTCATGCGGCATGCCGACCCGCAGGCAGGCCGCGTCACCATTGGCGGCGTGGATGTGCGCGCCATTGCGCCCGAGGTTTTGAACAGCCTGGTTTCGGTGGTCTTTCAGGACGTGTACCTGTTTGATGACACGGTGCTGAACAACATCCGCATGGCACGGCTGGAAGCCAGCGACGACGAAGTGCGCGAGGCCGCCCGCGCCGCGCAATGCCTGGACTTCATCGAACGGCTGCCCCACGGCTGGAATACCCGCATTGGGGAAATAGGCGGACGACTCTCGGGCGGCGAGCGCCAGCGCATCAGCATCGCTCGTGCGTTACTGAAAAACGCCCCCATCGTGGTGCTGGACGAACCCACGGCGGCGCTGGATACCGAAAGCGAAGTGGCCGTACAACGCGCCATCGAAGCCCTGGTACAAAACAAAACCGTGATCGTGATCGCACATCGACTATCGACCATCGCCGGTGCGCAGCAAATTCTTGTCATCGATCAAGGCCGCGCACTAGAGCATGGCAAGCACGCCGAGTTGATAACGCACCACGGCCGCTACGCTGCGCTATGGAAGGCCCAGCAAAGCGTCAAGCAATGGCGGGTCAGCTCGACATCTACATGA
- a CDS encoding ATP-binding protein, giving the protein MMLPIITADQRMAETRCAKIVLLGQPGVGKTSQLKTLPPESTLFVDLEAGDLAVQDWPGDTLRPRSWPEFRDLVAFLAGPNPAASPEQPYSQAHFEAVCQHYGDPAQLTRYQTYFVDSITVLSRLCLAWAKTQPQAFSEKTGKPDTRGAYGLLGTEMIAALTHLQHVRDKHVVFVAILEERTDDFNRRYWGIQLEGSKTGQELPGVIDEVITLALIAPDPAEGAAATPSAPAKPYRAFVTHTDNPWGYPAKDRSGRLPEIAEPHLGRLIAQCTGKAVATAPPVPSAAPSPHPPVA; this is encoded by the coding sequence CTGATGCTGCCCATCATCACCGCTGACCAGCGCATGGCCGAAACCCGCTGCGCCAAGATTGTCCTGCTCGGCCAACCCGGTGTCGGCAAAACCTCCCAGCTCAAGACCCTGCCGCCCGAATCCACCTTGTTTGTGGATCTCGAAGCCGGAGATCTGGCCGTGCAGGACTGGCCGGGCGACACCCTGCGGCCGCGCTCCTGGCCCGAATTCCGTGACCTGGTGGCGTTTCTGGCCGGGCCCAATCCGGCGGCATCGCCCGAGCAGCCGTATTCGCAAGCCCACTTCGAGGCGGTGTGTCAGCACTACGGCGACCCAGCCCAACTGACCCGATACCAGACCTACTTCGTCGACAGCATCACCGTGCTCTCACGCCTGTGTCTGGCCTGGGCCAAAACCCAGCCACAAGCCTTCTCCGAGAAGACCGGCAAACCCGACACCCGGGGCGCTTACGGCCTGCTGGGCACAGAAATGATTGCCGCGCTCACCCACCTGCAGCATGTGCGCGACAAGCATGTGGTGTTCGTGGCGATTCTGGAAGAACGCACCGATGACTTCAACCGCCGTTACTGGGGCATCCAGCTCGAAGGCAGCAAGACCGGGCAGGAACTGCCGGGTGTCATTGATGAGGTCATCACGCTGGCCTTGATTGCGCCCGATCCAGCGGAAGGGGCAGCGGCCACGCCATCGGCGCCCGCCAAACCCTACCGCGCCTTTGTCACCCACACCGACAACCCGTGGGGCTATCCGGCCAAGGATCGCTCCGGTCGCCTGCCCGAAATCGCCGAACCGCATTTGGGCCGGCTGATTGCGCAGTGCACGGGCAAGGCTGTCGCTACAGCACCACCGGTGCCGTCTGCCGCGCCATCACCACATCCACCGGTCGCCTGA
- a CDS encoding glycine hydroxymethyltransferase has translation MKVFNPRHFLRHIGMPTLRQFTDSHVLGARLTVDWSLPQEALAAAVNEAVQGLETQLTSADLLPPERKAIGHDLLLWMDDLRRAHLMSNSLAVSEFRSACQTDAEALTALADRDEREIALWMLTYRDKAFRDAELHLAFQAKTNGKFWKKHRIQSGLDPCRDRAQLELFCQDVAKLYKKAGAGDGVHVEFSERIRTHGEISHNLEPASIQITIYVEGPVTALAHFAQSHFTRITTRIALETALVYHPASGEIETIVKGGAKNHTAVLELFGKHVVQQTLTPERIEPQRYRLNALRDGLMDLSEDWVGLGVEQVRLRRARLCPAGQTAISFNVETSPDKTQPDAVQIARAGLRVERLFEAEYNLEGATVIVHTLPATEEGKAGHFSFDVYASGSSTIKNLSPRNQTTARRVLEALSVIDAGAPLVDAIEEVTLN, from the coding sequence ATGAAGGTTTTCAATCCAAGGCATTTTTTGCGGCACATCGGCATGCCCACTCTGCGTCAATTCACTGACAGCCATGTTTTGGGCGCGCGGTTGACTGTGGACTGGAGCTTGCCGCAAGAAGCATTGGCTGCCGCCGTAAACGAGGCGGTGCAGGGCTTGGAAACGCAATTGACATCTGCCGACTTGCTGCCTCCAGAACGGAAAGCCATCGGGCACGATTTGCTGTTATGGATGGATGACCTGCGGCGTGCTCATCTGATGTCCAATTCGTTGGCCGTGTCCGAGTTTCGCAGTGCCTGCCAAACAGATGCTGAAGCACTGACTGCTTTAGCAGACCGCGATGAGCGTGAAATCGCCCTTTGGATGCTGACCTACCGCGACAAGGCTTTTCGGGACGCCGAACTGCACTTGGCATTTCAGGCCAAAACCAATGGCAAGTTCTGGAAAAAACACCGCATCCAAAGCGGTCTTGACCCTTGCCGCGACCGCGCACAATTGGAACTGTTCTGTCAAGATGTGGCCAAGCTTTACAAGAAGGCTGGTGCAGGCGATGGTGTCCACGTCGAGTTCAGTGAGCGCATCCGCACCCACGGCGAAATTTCACATAACCTGGAACCGGCCAGCATCCAAATCACCATCTATGTCGAGGGGCCGGTGACCGCATTGGCTCACTTCGCGCAGAGCCACTTTACCCGCATCACCACCCGCATTGCGCTGGAAACCGCTCTGGTCTACCACCCTGCCAGCGGTGAGATTGAGACCATCGTCAAGGGCGGGGCCAAAAATCACACTGCCGTGCTCGAGCTTTTCGGCAAGCATGTGGTGCAACAGACCCTCACACCCGAGCGGATCGAGCCGCAGCGCTACCGCTTGAACGCCTTGCGTGATGGACTGATGGATCTCTCTGAAGACTGGGTCGGCTTGGGCGTAGAGCAAGTACGGTTGCGCCGCGCGCGTCTGTGCCCTGCGGGTCAGACCGCCATCAGTTTCAATGTCGAAACCTCGCCCGACAAGACCCAGCCAGATGCTGTTCAGATCGCTCGCGCTGGGCTCAGGGTCGAGCGCCTGTTCGAAGCCGAGTACAACCTGGAAGGTGCCACAGTTATCGTTCACACCCTGCCGGCCACAGAAGAAGGGAAGGCGGGACACTTCAGTTTCGATGTCTATGCCTCGGGTTCATCGACCATCAAGAACCTGTCGCCGCGCAACCAAACAACCGCGCGAAGAGTGCTGGAGGCCTTGTCTGTGATCGATGCCGGTGCACCGCTGGTCGATGCAATCGAAGAAGTGACCTTAAATTGA